In Humulus lupulus chromosome 6, drHumLupu1.1, whole genome shotgun sequence, a single genomic region encodes these proteins:
- the LOC133782083 gene encoding probable U3 small nucleolar RNA-associated protein 7 isoform X2, producing the protein MGVEEENGTLEKTVPPAEQIFDELDIKIKKYLRGEGANLEVLKDKKLKGQLAVREELYGKSAKVAAKTEKWLMPSVGGYLEAEGIEKTWRIKQEVIAKEVDILSSRKQFDIILPDLGPYTLDFTSSGRYMAVGGRKGHLAIVDMKNMNLTKELQVRETVRDVVFLHNELFFAAAQKKYTYIYNRDGTELHCLKDHGSVLRLQFLKNHFLLASINKFGQLHYQDVTMGEMVGNYRTGLGRTDVMQVNPFNAVVALGHSGGTVSMWKPTSSAPLLKILCHRGPVSALAFHPNGQLMATAGKEKKIKLWDLRKLDRELQDIQGHAKTLDFSQKGLLARGTGSHVQVLGDFSGAQDYSRYMNHSIVKGYQIGKVLFRPYEDVLGIGHSMGWSSILIPGSGEPNFDTWVANPFETSKQRREKEVRSLLDKLPPETIMLDPTNIGSVRPAKKKNLTKQEKEAEMEAAIEAAKETEFKYKTKGKNKPSKRVKKKQEVISKAKRPFLDQHMKEEEQIARKKQRPSEEAVLPVSLQRFARKKEST; encoded by the exons ATGGGTGTGGAAGAAGAAAATGGAACTCTTGAGAAGACTGTACCTCCAGCTGAACAG ATCTTTGACGAGTTAGACATAAAAATAAAGAAGTATCTTAGAGGAGAAGGTGCTAACTTGGAG GTATTGAAGGATAAAAAGTTGAAGGGGCAACTTGCAGTCAGAGAAGAATTGTATGGCAAGTCTGCAAAGGTTGCTGCCAAGACTGAGAAG TGGCTTATGCCAAGTGTGGGAGGCTACCTAGAGGCTGAAGGAATAGAGAAGACATGGAGGATCAAGCAGGAAGTAATCGCTAAAGAAGTTGATATTTTAAGTTCAAGAAAACAATTTGATATTATTTTGCCAG ATCTTGGTCCATACACACTGGATTTTACCTCAAGTGGTCGTTATATGGCTGTTGGTGGCAGAAAGGGCCATCTGGCCATTGTTGACATGAAGAATATGAATCTAACTAAGGAATTGCAG GTTAGGGAAACAGTACGTGATGTGGTGTTCCTGCACAATGAATTGTTCTTTGCTGCAGCCCAGAAAAA GTACACATACATTTATAACAGGGATGGCACAGAGCTTCACTGCTTGAAG GATCATGGCTCAGTTTTAAGGCTTCAATTTTTGAAGAACCACTTCCTATTGGCATCAATAAACAAATTTGGGCAACTTCATTATCAGGATGTAACCATGGGTGAGATGGTAGGTAATTACAGGACTGGTTTAGGCCGTACTGATGTAATGCAGGTGAATCCTTTCAATGCCGTTGTTGCTTTGGGCCATTCAGGCGGTACTGTTAGCATGTGGAAGCCTACAAGTTCTGCTCCTCTTCTCAAGATTTTGTGTCACCGTGGGCCTGTCTCAGCATTGGCGTTCCACCCCAATGGACAACTCATGGCCACAGctggaaaagagaagaaaattaAACTTTGGGACTTGAGGAAACTCGATAGAGAGCTCCAAGATATACAGGGCCATGCAAAGACCTTGGATTTCAGTCAGAAGGGTTTGCTTGCTCGTGGAACCGGATCTCATGTACAAGTTCTGGGAGACTTCTCTGGAGCTCAAGACTACAGCAGATACATGAACCATTCTATAGTCAAAGGATATCAAATAGGGAAAGTGTTGTTTAGACCTTACGAAGATGTTTTGGGCATAGGGCACTCGATGGGCTGGTCTAGTATTCTCATTCCAGGTTCCGGGGAACCCAACTTTGATACTTGGGTTGCAAATCCATTCGAAACATCTAAACAGCGAAGAGAGAAGGAAGTACGCTCTCTTCTTGACAAGCTCCCTCCTGAAACAATCATGTTGGATCCCACAAACATTGGTTCGGTGAGGCCtgcaaagaaaaaaaatctaacaAAACAGGAGAAAGAggctgagatggaggctgctatTGAAGCTGCCAAAGAAACCGAGTTTAAGTATAAAACAAAAGGAAAGAATAAACCAAGTAAGAGGGTGAAGAAGAAACAGGAGGTAATATCCAAAGCTAAGAGGCCTTTCTTGGATCAACATATGAAGGAAGAAGAACAGATAGCTAGAAAGAAGCAAAGACCAAGTGAAGAAGCTGTGCTACCGGTTTCTTTGCAGCGGTTTGCCCGAAAGAAAGAATCTACTTGA
- the LOC133782083 gene encoding probable U3 small nucleolar RNA-associated protein 7 isoform X1, translating into MGVEEENGTLEKTVPPAEQQIFDELDIKIKKYLRGEGANLEVLKDKKLKGQLAVREELYGKSAKVAAKTEKWLMPSVGGYLEAEGIEKTWRIKQEVIAKEVDILSSRKQFDIILPDLGPYTLDFTSSGRYMAVGGRKGHLAIVDMKNMNLTKELQVRETVRDVVFLHNELFFAAAQKKYTYIYNRDGTELHCLKDHGSVLRLQFLKNHFLLASINKFGQLHYQDVTMGEMVGNYRTGLGRTDVMQVNPFNAVVALGHSGGTVSMWKPTSSAPLLKILCHRGPVSALAFHPNGQLMATAGKEKKIKLWDLRKLDRELQDIQGHAKTLDFSQKGLLARGTGSHVQVLGDFSGAQDYSRYMNHSIVKGYQIGKVLFRPYEDVLGIGHSMGWSSILIPGSGEPNFDTWVANPFETSKQRREKEVRSLLDKLPPETIMLDPTNIGSVRPAKKKNLTKQEKEAEMEAAIEAAKETEFKYKTKGKNKPSKRVKKKQEVISKAKRPFLDQHMKEEEQIARKKQRPSEEAVLPVSLQRFARKKEST; encoded by the exons ATGGGTGTGGAAGAAGAAAATGGAACTCTTGAGAAGACTGTACCTCCAGCTGAACAG CAGATCTTTGACGAGTTAGACATAAAAATAAAGAAGTATCTTAGAGGAGAAGGTGCTAACTTGGAG GTATTGAAGGATAAAAAGTTGAAGGGGCAACTTGCAGTCAGAGAAGAATTGTATGGCAAGTCTGCAAAGGTTGCTGCCAAGACTGAGAAG TGGCTTATGCCAAGTGTGGGAGGCTACCTAGAGGCTGAAGGAATAGAGAAGACATGGAGGATCAAGCAGGAAGTAATCGCTAAAGAAGTTGATATTTTAAGTTCAAGAAAACAATTTGATATTATTTTGCCAG ATCTTGGTCCATACACACTGGATTTTACCTCAAGTGGTCGTTATATGGCTGTTGGTGGCAGAAAGGGCCATCTGGCCATTGTTGACATGAAGAATATGAATCTAACTAAGGAATTGCAG GTTAGGGAAACAGTACGTGATGTGGTGTTCCTGCACAATGAATTGTTCTTTGCTGCAGCCCAGAAAAA GTACACATACATTTATAACAGGGATGGCACAGAGCTTCACTGCTTGAAG GATCATGGCTCAGTTTTAAGGCTTCAATTTTTGAAGAACCACTTCCTATTGGCATCAATAAACAAATTTGGGCAACTTCATTATCAGGATGTAACCATGGGTGAGATGGTAGGTAATTACAGGACTGGTTTAGGCCGTACTGATGTAATGCAGGTGAATCCTTTCAATGCCGTTGTTGCTTTGGGCCATTCAGGCGGTACTGTTAGCATGTGGAAGCCTACAAGTTCTGCTCCTCTTCTCAAGATTTTGTGTCACCGTGGGCCTGTCTCAGCATTGGCGTTCCACCCCAATGGACAACTCATGGCCACAGctggaaaagagaagaaaattaAACTTTGGGACTTGAGGAAACTCGATAGAGAGCTCCAAGATATACAGGGCCATGCAAAGACCTTGGATTTCAGTCAGAAGGGTTTGCTTGCTCGTGGAACCGGATCTCATGTACAAGTTCTGGGAGACTTCTCTGGAGCTCAAGACTACAGCAGATACATGAACCATTCTATAGTCAAAGGATATCAAATAGGGAAAGTGTTGTTTAGACCTTACGAAGATGTTTTGGGCATAGGGCACTCGATGGGCTGGTCTAGTATTCTCATTCCAGGTTCCGGGGAACCCAACTTTGATACTTGGGTTGCAAATCCATTCGAAACATCTAAACAGCGAAGAGAGAAGGAAGTACGCTCTCTTCTTGACAAGCTCCCTCCTGAAACAATCATGTTGGATCCCACAAACATTGGTTCGGTGAGGCCtgcaaagaaaaaaaatctaacaAAACAGGAGAAAGAggctgagatggaggctgctatTGAAGCTGCCAAAGAAACCGAGTTTAAGTATAAAACAAAAGGAAAGAATAAACCAAGTAAGAGGGTGAAGAAGAAACAGGAGGTAATATCCAAAGCTAAGAGGCCTTTCTTGGATCAACATATGAAGGAAGAAGAACAGATAGCTAGAAAGAAGCAAAGACCAAGTGAAGAAGCTGTGCTACCGGTTTCTTTGCAGCGGTTTGCCCGAAAGAAAGAATCTACTTGA